A section of the Chryseobacterium scophthalmum genome encodes:
- a CDS encoding carboxypeptidase-like regulatory domain-containing protein encodes MKHISFLFVLLSAFFSAQKLQVVDAENGKPIANARIILSDQLVYTNEDGFASVTNDSKNFEISASGFKKENFKNFSSVIKLQPAFKEIEEVKIIAVDIKTLFEDVFKNYHKRYYDEPSVYDVVMKQKFFDNKKLHFMAISEAKFWSKSNMYNFRDGFDKKYDDILQLQLNNVKYIKRNNTDSVFFAQTDEVNHDNMGIYFFNYELNRTIRNIKFHNSKHSGTLISEEDGEQFISFKIKTERGTNIEGTIKYNKADKVITFFEANYTMDDLPTEKKVSTDGREFNYKYGQAKLTYDFYKKDGVYVPALSKFESDNYVMFYKDETHVKRAIREVVYNTFARSDKKGLDPKVDFNKSIWLNVPVKDDKESTVLLSEEEQEFINKK; translated from the coding sequence ATGAAACACATTTCTTTTTTATTTGTTTTATTATCGGCATTTTTCTCGGCACAAAAATTACAGGTTGTAGATGCTGAAAACGGAAAACCAATTGCCAATGCCAGAATTATTTTATCAGATCAATTGGTTTATACGAATGAAGACGGTTTTGCTTCTGTTACTAATGATTCTAAAAATTTTGAAATTTCGGCTTCGGGTTTTAAGAAAGAAAACTTCAAAAATTTTAGTTCGGTCATTAAACTTCAACCTGCTTTTAAAGAGATTGAAGAAGTGAAAATTATTGCCGTAGATATTAAAACGCTTTTTGAAGATGTTTTTAAAAATTATCATAAGAGATATTATGACGAACCGTCTGTTTATGATGTAGTAATGAAGCAGAAATTTTTTGATAATAAAAAACTGCACTTTATGGCTATTTCGGAAGCTAAATTTTGGAGTAAAAGCAATATGTATAATTTCAGAGATGGTTTTGATAAAAAATACGATGATATTCTTCAGTTGCAGCTTAATAATGTAAAATATATTAAAAGAAATAATACTGACAGCGTATTCTTTGCTCAGACCGATGAAGTAAATCACGATAATATGGGGATTTATTTCTTTAATTATGAACTAAACAGAACTATTCGAAATATTAAATTTCATAATTCGAAGCATTCCGGAACATTAATTTCAGAAGAAGACGGTGAGCAGTTCATTAGTTTTAAAATTAAGACAGAAAGGGGAACTAATATTGAGGGTACTATTAAGTATAATAAAGCCGATAAAGTGATTACTTTTTTTGAAGCTAATTATACTATGGATGATCTACCGACCGAGAAGAAGGTTTCAACGGATGGAAGAGAGTTTAATTATAAGTACGGACAAGCCAAACTAACCTACGATTTTTACAAAAAAGACGGAGTATATGTTCCTGCATTGAGCAAATTTGAAAGCGATAATTATGTTATGTTTTACAAAGATGAAACGCATGTGAAAAGAGCAATTCGGGAAGTTGTTTACAACACATTCGCAAGATCAGACAAAAAAGGTTTAGATCCAAAAGTAGATTTTAACAAAAGTATTTGGCTTAATGTTCCTGTAAAAGACGACAAAGAATCTACTGTTTTGCTTTCTGAAGAAGAACAGGAATTTATCAATAAGAAATAA
- a CDS encoding helix-turn-helix domain-containing protein — protein sequence MHQVSDELKENGFSITLVSDIIERNNFSRKFNTLEYFAIYLVAEDLNITVEHKPYHIPGGNSVFIGPQKKVEFGNALGKEIYAIVFTKEFFDKTSKDSIYLNSSIFFNSKSHIFVAPYFGNNDYNKIILIERLKRFSAIDEKNIYFSAAHNAIESLILDAHLHIDHKNDPKEHLESVSLVNRFTVILQRDYKIEKKVSHYADELRVSSRKLTDMTEFVYGKSAKQMIIEKVRFECEKAIKFSNKTLSEIAFDLGFKDEGNFTNFVKKHSGKKPSDMREMIG from the coding sequence ATGCATCAAGTATCCGATGAATTAAAAGAAAACGGCTTCAGCATTACTCTCGTTTCTGACATAATAGAACGCAATAATTTCTCAAGAAAATTTAATACACTAGAATATTTTGCAATCTATTTGGTTGCCGAAGATCTCAATATTACTGTTGAGCATAAGCCTTATCATATCCCCGGTGGAAATTCTGTTTTTATTGGGCCACAAAAGAAAGTTGAATTTGGCAATGCATTGGGTAAAGAAATTTATGCGATTGTTTTCACTAAAGAATTTTTCGACAAAACATCAAAAGACAGTATATATCTCAATTCAAGTATTTTTTTTAATAGTAAATCTCACATTTTTGTAGCTCCGTATTTTGGTAATAATGATTACAACAAAATCATATTAATAGAAAGGCTTAAAAGATTTTCTGCCATTGATGAAAAAAACATCTATTTTTCTGCAGCACATAACGCCATAGAAAGTTTAATTCTTGATGCTCATTTGCATATTGATCATAAAAATGACCCCAAAGAACATTTAGAATCTGTAAGCTTAGTCAACCGTTTTACTGTAATTCTTCAGAGAGATTATAAGATTGAAAAAAAAGTTTCTCACTATGCAGACGAACTTAGAGTATCTAGCCGAAAGCTAACTGATATGACAGAATTTGTTTATGGCAAATCTGCCAAGCAAATGATTATAGAGAAAGTAAGATTCGAATGTGAGAAAGCAATTAAATTCTCAAACAAAACATTATCAGAAATTGCATTTGATTTAGGATTTAAAGATGAAGGCAACTTTACTAATTTCGTAAAAAAACATAGCGGAAAAAAACCATCTGATATGAGAGAAATGATTGGCTAA
- a CDS encoding RDD family protein, with amino-acid sequence MKRISELKERKTTRRATRNFDSEGRRIYDEFEYDLPYKADFPRSEKQRECAKILDIIPLFLIFLFVFKQNLFLSFLFSIPSVIIIGSITETLWGTTLGKKFFKMIAIDDFGNFPDFSTSLKRNFLCLANFHPSFSEYTTKNVAFGTQTFFRTDLSMHMNNKLCKTYIVKERQLSEIKKLLNHKILN; translated from the coding sequence ATGAAAAGAATATCAGAACTTAAAGAAAGAAAAACGACTCGCAGAGCAACCCGAAATTTTGATTCGGAAGGTAGACGTATTTATGATGAATTTGAATATGATTTACCTTACAAAGCTGATTTTCCACGTAGTGAGAAGCAAAGAGAATGTGCAAAAATATTAGATATAATTCCTTTATTTTTGATTTTCCTTTTCGTTTTTAAACAAAATCTTTTTCTCTCATTTTTGTTTTCAATACCATCTGTAATAATTATTGGAAGTATTACAGAAACTCTTTGGGGGACAACTTTAGGAAAAAAGTTTTTTAAGATGATAGCTATCGATGACTTCGGAAACTTTCCTGATTTTTCTACATCTTTAAAAAGGAATTTTTTGTGTCTAGCAAACTTCCACCCTTCCTTTTCAGAGTATACGACCAAAAATGTAGCATTTGGAACTCAAACATTTTTTAGAACAGATTTAAGTATGCACATGAATAATAAATTATGCAAAACTTATATTGTAAAAGAGCGTCAACTTTCGGAAATCAAAAAACTTCTCAATCATAAAATACTAAATTAA
- a CDS encoding M20/M25/M40 family metallo-hydrolase, producing the protein MKINTFFAVPAVVLASQFVNAQSTTQKLNPIVESFVNETNNHSQLEDMAFELLDGIGPRLVGTPEMLKSNEWTANKLKSWGIEANLQQFGTWKGWQRGITHVDMVYPRVKSLSATQLAWSPSTKKAVEAEVIVLPKVSSKAEFDQWLPSVKGKIVLMAQYQKIGRSDEQIKEFATPELYEKLKAEKEQASKDFRDYVKNIGYDNNTLPEALEKAGAAGIAISNWTGIMGANRIFGAKTSKIPMFDIDVEDYGMLYRMAEKGSKPRIKIDAQSKILPDAKTFNTVGMIKGSEKPNEYVILSAHLDSWDGAQGATDNGTGVLTMLETMRILKKYYPNPKRTIVVGLWGSEEQGLNGSRGFVADNPEIIKGTQAVFNQDNGTGRVVNIAGQGFVKSYDYIGKWLNAVPKNVRDHIKTDFPGMPGGGGSDHASFVAAGVPGFSLSSLNWGYFGYTWHTTKDTYDKIVFDEVKNNVILTATLAYMASEDPEFTSRERRTMPENDKGEVAKWPELKEPRRDSKDYK; encoded by the coding sequence ATGAAGATAAACACCTTTTTTGCAGTTCCTGCAGTAGTTTTGGCGAGTCAGTTTGTCAATGCACAATCAACCACTCAGAAATTAAATCCCATTGTTGAAAGCTTTGTCAACGAAACCAATAATCATTCTCAATTAGAAGATATGGCGTTCGAATTGTTAGACGGTATCGGTCCGCGTTTGGTGGGAACTCCCGAAATGCTAAAATCTAATGAATGGACTGCCAATAAATTAAAATCTTGGGGAATTGAAGCCAATTTACAACAATTCGGAACCTGGAAAGGTTGGCAAAGAGGAATTACACATGTCGATATGGTTTATCCACGTGTAAAATCTCTTTCTGCAACGCAATTAGCTTGGAGTCCTTCAACGAAAAAAGCAGTTGAGGCGGAAGTGATAGTTCTTCCTAAAGTTTCTTCTAAAGCAGAATTCGATCAATGGCTTCCTTCTGTAAAAGGAAAAATAGTTTTGATGGCTCAATATCAGAAAATCGGTCGTTCAGATGAGCAGATCAAAGAATTTGCAACTCCTGAATTATACGAAAAACTGAAAGCTGAAAAAGAGCAGGCTTCAAAAGACTTCCGTGATTATGTAAAAAATATCGGTTATGATAACAATACACTTCCCGAAGCTTTAGAAAAAGCAGGTGCAGCCGGAATTGCAATTTCAAACTGGACAGGAATTATGGGAGCTAACCGTATTTTCGGAGCCAAAACTTCAAAAATTCCAATGTTTGATATCGACGTAGAAGATTACGGAATGTTGTACAGAATGGCTGAAAAAGGAAGCAAACCAAGAATTAAAATTGACGCTCAATCAAAAATTCTTCCAGATGCGAAAACATTCAACACCGTCGGAATGATCAAAGGTTCAGAAAAACCTAATGAATATGTAATTCTTTCTGCCCATTTAGATTCTTGGGACGGCGCTCAAGGTGCTACAGATAACGGAACAGGTGTTTTAACGATGCTTGAAACAATGAGAATTCTTAAAAAATATTATCCCAATCCTAAAAGAACCATCGTTGTCGGACTTTGGGGAAGTGAAGAGCAAGGTTTGAACGGATCAAGAGGTTTTGTTGCCGATAATCCTGAAATTATTAAAGGAACTCAGGCAGTTTTTAACCAAGATAATGGAACCGGAAGAGTTGTAAATATTGCAGGACAAGGTTTTGTAAAATCGTATGATTATATCGGGAAATGGCTGAATGCAGTTCCAAAAAATGTGAGAGATCACATCAAAACAGATTTCCCGGGAATGCCGGGTGGAGGAGGATCGGATCATGCTTCATTTGTTGCAGCAGGAGTTCCAGGTTTTTCTTTAAGTTCTTTAAATTGGGGATATTTTGGTTACACATGGCACACTACGAAAGATACCTATGATAAAATTGTTTTTGATGAAGTGAAAAATAACGTGATCCTTACTGCAACTTTAGCTTATATGGCATCTGAAGATCCTGAGTTTACAAGCAGAGAGCGCAGAACAATGCCCGAAAATGATAAAGGAGAAGTCGCGAAATGGCCAGAATTAAAAGAGCCAAGAAGAGATTCTAAAGATTACAAATAA
- a CDS encoding Atu1372/SO_1960 family protein produces the protein MKTLNRFLAVFILTIISNAMMAQNNKAKVLVLIHSDNGGTYELAKQISNGIEANVNVQSIIKQVKSSSNSSLKDIPVASVEELSSYDGIAFGSPVYFGNISTGMSEFLSKTVNLWTNHALEGMPATVFMSAGSGAGNELAVQAFWNSLSVHGMVLVSNGIRGVEKIDKNIPQGNTVLGVTSLASIKNVERPSSGEKEIAFEQGKNFAKVVFALKGTFNKNSEIKISQNKSIEKVLAEKNIVLPNVPKPAGNYQPLVRSGNLVFINQVALKDGKILYPGKLGVSVDENQVKEAAKQTMLNVLAVLKDAVNGDLDKVKKVVQLTGIFNTKDDYTKHADLMNVASDLVVDVFGDKGKHARATFGASSVPVNSSVEIQAIFEVE, from the coding sequence ATGAAAACACTCAATAGATTTTTAGCAGTTTTTATTTTAACAATAATTTCAAATGCAATGATGGCTCAAAATAACAAAGCAAAAGTATTAGTACTGATTCATTCTGACAATGGCGGAACTTACGAATTGGCAAAACAAATCTCTAACGGAATTGAAGCTAATGTAAATGTTCAGAGCATAATTAAACAGGTGAAATCATCCAGTAATTCAAGTTTAAAAGATATTCCGGTTGCTTCTGTGGAGGAACTAAGTTCATACGACGGAATTGCTTTTGGTTCACCCGTTTATTTTGGAAATATCAGTACAGGAATGAGTGAATTTCTTTCTAAAACAGTGAATTTGTGGACCAATCACGCATTGGAAGGAATGCCTGCAACCGTTTTTATGTCGGCTGGAAGCGGAGCGGGAAATGAATTGGCTGTTCAGGCTTTTTGGAACAGTCTTTCGGTTCATGGGATGGTTTTAGTGTCAAACGGAATTCGAGGTGTTGAAAAAATAGATAAAAATATTCCGCAAGGAAATACGGTTTTGGGGGTAACAAGTCTTGCTTCTATTAAAAATGTGGAGAGACCAAGCTCTGGTGAAAAGGAAATCGCTTTTGAACAAGGGAAAAACTTTGCAAAAGTTGTATTTGCTTTGAAAGGAACTTTTAATAAAAATTCTGAAATTAAAATTTCACAAAACAAAAGCATAGAAAAGGTTTTAGCCGAGAAAAATATTGTTCTTCCCAATGTTCCAAAACCTGCCGGAAATTATCAGCCTTTAGTAAGATCTGGAAATCTGGTTTTTATCAATCAGGTTGCTCTGAAAGACGGAAAAATTTTATATCCCGGAAAATTGGGTGTTTCTGTAGATGAAAATCAGGTAAAAGAAGCAGCTAAACAGACGATGCTGAATGTTTTAGCAGTTTTAAAAGATGCAGTAAACGGAGATTTAGATAAAGTAAAAAAAGTGGTGCAACTTACCGGAATTTTCAATACGAAAGATGATTATACAAAGCACGCCGATTTGATGAATGTTGCTTCAGATCTTGTGGTAGACGTTTTTGGTGATAAAGGAAAACATGCAAGAGCTACATTTGGAGCTTCTTCTGTTCCTGTAAATTCTTCTGTAGAAATTCAGGCGATTTTTGAAGTGGAATAA
- a CDS encoding GLPGLI family protein codes for MKNILLSTVLLAGFAGKAQTHRFIYDVEYKKDSTENVTTKENYHLDIESKMIKYYPRDFFVGDSLVTRNLPITDGSKFNTSHIITHKSSTADYDYYDVLENVVLKLSSKNTQNWKLTNEKKKVKDLNMQKATTNWGGRNWTAWFTTDIPFQEGPYKFHGLPGLITELYDDKNNYKFELVKTQKIANPKGNMYIDYMLGSSVAVDETKYKDSKLKYYDSPVNYLRNATQQTRSNEGFHLNDGTKVGQNNSREINERLKEKIRKYNNPIELDKAIKYSL; via the coding sequence ATGAAAAATATACTTTTATCAACAGTTTTACTAGCAGGTTTTGCTGGAAAAGCGCAGACTCACCGTTTTATTTATGATGTAGAATACAAAAAAGATTCTACAGAAAATGTTACCACTAAAGAAAATTATCATCTCGATATTGAATCTAAAATGATTAAATATTATCCGCGTGATTTCTTTGTTGGAGATTCTTTGGTAACTAGAAATTTACCAATTACTGACGGTTCAAAATTTAATACATCTCATATTATTACTCATAAATCCAGTACGGCAGACTATGATTATTATGATGTTTTGGAAAATGTTGTTTTAAAACTTTCTTCCAAAAACACTCAAAACTGGAAACTTACTAATGAAAAAAAGAAAGTAAAAGATTTGAATATGCAAAAAGCGACTACAAACTGGGGTGGAAGAAATTGGACGGCGTGGTTTACCACAGATATTCCTTTTCAGGAAGGTCCTTACAAATTTCACGGACTTCCTGGTTTAATTACAGAATTATACGATGATAAAAACAATTATAAATTTGAATTGGTAAAAACCCAGAAGATTGCTAATCCAAAAGGAAATATGTACATCGATTATATGTTGGGAAGCAGTGTTGCTGTAGATGAGACAAAATATAAAGATTCTAAGCTAAAATATTACGATTCCCCTGTCAATTATTTAAGAAATGCAACACAACAAACCCGTTCAAATGAAGGATTTCATCTAAATGACGGAACTAAAGTCGGGCAAAACAATTCCCGTGAAATCAATGAAAGACTGAAGGAAAAAATAAGAAAATATAATAATCCGATAGAGTTGGATAAAGCGATAAAATATTCATTATAA
- a CDS encoding histone H1, which translates to MKELIEKINAEFEAFTTEANQQVEKGNKAAGTRARKSALELSKLFKDFRKVSVEESKK; encoded by the coding sequence ATGAAAGAACTTATCGAAAAAATCAACGCAGAATTTGAAGCGTTCACAACTGAAGCTAACCAACAAGTTGAAAAAGGAAACAAAGCAGCTGGAACTAGAGCTCGTAAATCAGCTCTTGAACTAAGCAAATTGTTCAAAGACTTCAGAAAAGTTTCTGTTGAAGAATCAAAAAAATAA
- a CDS encoding molecular chaperone, whose product MNKITLLIYFLMIQISAQTGISVSPPRIYFESAAGSSSTQKITVTNVSSKNTLDLAVSLGDWDYDEKGENRMYAAGTLKNSCASWINIKKDDNYFSLGPGERKDIEVTLTQPNINQDKLSAHTAVLFVSQMNPVDDVDSNGAKIKVSIRSGIKVFHKAPEVTKRKIEIKDLKFDSSKKLLNITFENQSDIWTDGKIITDIINTSTGKKITIDPLVFYTLPGNIRKVSIPIDKLTEKGSYNVSVIIDYGDNETLEMGELNFNYE is encoded by the coding sequence ATGAACAAAATCACCTTACTTATCTACTTTCTGATGATACAAATCAGTGCACAGACAGGTATTTCGGTTTCTCCACCGAGAATTTATTTTGAATCTGCAGCTGGATCAAGTAGTACTCAGAAAATAACCGTTACCAATGTGAGTTCAAAAAACACATTAGACCTTGCGGTAAGCTTGGGAGATTGGGATTATGACGAAAAAGGTGAAAACAGAATGTATGCAGCAGGTACATTAAAAAACTCTTGTGCAAGCTGGATAAACATCAAAAAAGACGACAACTACTTTAGTCTTGGTCCTGGAGAGAGAAAAGATATTGAAGTAACGCTTACTCAACCTAATATAAATCAGGATAAACTGTCTGCACACACCGCAGTATTATTTGTAAGCCAAATGAATCCTGTAGATGATGTAGATAGTAATGGAGCAAAAATTAAAGTAAGTATTCGTTCAGGAATTAAAGTTTTTCATAAAGCACCAGAAGTAACAAAAAGAAAAATTGAAATTAAAGATCTGAAATTTGACAGCTCAAAAAAGCTATTGAATATTACCTTTGAAAATCAATCTGATATCTGGACCGATGGGAAAATTATAACAGATATTATCAATACAAGCACAGGTAAAAAGATCACTATAGACCCGCTTGTTTTCTATACACTACCCGGAAATATTCGTAAAGTAAGTATTCCTATAGATAAATTAACTGAAAAGGGCTCCTATAATGTGTCGGTTATAATCGATTATGGAGATAATGAGACACTAGAAATGGGAGAATTAAATTT
- a CDS encoding AraC family transcriptional regulator: MQNAKSKCSLIENENGFLDDSIEKEAYIWYEENWQHDDDEHLHQRAQLTFVKEGYQYFHIDNKVYLVPQNHVIWIPSLQKHKITSEAETVKLMVSLFKNIPENQFYKTTHVFPAPPILKEMIFYAKKWNKETAENHEQEAFMNALLISLPNFCKENTALQIPLPSDLRLLEVCQFINLNFKNDYSIEELAETANLSVRSLQRIFKQETGISIKKYAQLIKILKSIELINSNQFTLSEVAYKVGYKSLSAFTSSYQAIMNTKPKVSKNI; this comes from the coding sequence ATGCAAAACGCCAAGTCAAAATGTAGTCTTATTGAAAATGAAAACGGATTTCTGGATGATTCCATTGAGAAAGAAGCTTACATTTGGTACGAAGAAAATTGGCAACATGACGATGACGAGCATCTTCATCAACGAGCACAACTTACTTTTGTGAAAGAAGGTTACCAATATTTTCACATTGACAATAAAGTCTATCTTGTTCCGCAAAATCATGTCATCTGGATTCCGTCATTACAAAAACATAAAATAACTTCAGAAGCAGAAACTGTAAAATTGATGGTAAGTTTATTTAAAAATATCCCGGAAAACCAATTTTATAAGACAACACATGTTTTCCCTGCACCTCCGATTTTAAAAGAAATGATTTTTTATGCTAAAAAATGGAATAAAGAAACAGCGGAAAACCATGAACAGGAAGCTTTTATGAATGCATTATTGATTAGCCTTCCCAACTTTTGCAAAGAAAATACGGCTTTACAAATTCCGTTACCTTCGGATTTGAGATTGCTTGAAGTCTGCCAATTTATTAATTTAAATTTCAAAAATGATTACAGTATTGAAGAATTAGCAGAAACCGCAAATCTTTCTGTAAGAAGTCTTCAGCGTATTTTCAAACAGGAAACCGGAATAAGTATAAAGAAATATGCACAATTGATTAAAATTTTGAAAAGTATAGAATTGATTAACTCCAATCAGTTTACATTAAGTGAGGTTGCTTATAAAGTGGGGTACAAAAGTCTTTCAGCATTTACATCATCTTATCAGGCGATAATGAATACGAAGCCAAAAGTAAGTAAGAATATATAA